A region of Maridesulfovibrio sp. DNA encodes the following proteins:
- the leuD gene encoding 3-isopropylmalate dehydratase small subunit (catalyzes the isomerization between 2-isopropylmalate and 3-isopropylmalate in leucine biosynthesis), protein MSIKGTAHRVGAHIDTDAIIPARFLVTTDPDELGANCMEGLEEGWIKRVKKNDIMVADENFGCGSSREHAPISILGAGIPVVVAKSFARIFYRNGFNMGLILLEVGDDFAKLGDGDQLEVDAEKGEIKNVTTGETITCAPVPPFMKGILDCGGLVEYVKDRLAK, encoded by the coding sequence ATGTCTATCAAAGGTACTGCACATAGAGTCGGGGCGCACATTGATACTGATGCCATTATCCCGGCCCGTTTTTTGGTCACCACCGACCCTGATGAACTCGGTGCGAATTGCATGGAAGGTCTTGAAGAAGGCTGGATCAAACGTGTTAAAAAGAACGATATCATGGTCGCTGATGAGAACTTCGGTTGCGGTTCTTCCCGTGAACACGCACCTATCTCTATTCTCGGTGCCGGAATTCCGGTCGTAGTAGCCAAGAGCTTCGCACGTATATTCTACCGTAACGGTTTCAATATGGGCCTCATTCTCCTCGAAGTAGGGGATGATTTTGCAAAACTGGGTGATGGTGACCAGCTTGAAGTTGACGCAGAAAAAGGCGAAATCAAGAATGTAACCACAGGTGAAACTATTACCTGTGCCCCGGTTCCTCCGTTCATGAAGGGTATCCTCGATTGTGGTGGACTGGTAGAATACGTTAAAGATCGTCTCGCAAAATAG